From Brassica napus cultivar Da-Ae unplaced genomic scaffold, Da-Ae ScsIHWf_1637;HRSCAF=2253, whole genome shotgun sequence, the proteins below share one genomic window:
- the LOC125598163 gene encoding uncharacterized protein LOC125598163: MEAKIMGFEQLKMSYETDPDFSEIYSNTAKGAMGPFYQQDGFLFKEKCLCIPHGSMRDLLTREAHGGGLMGHFGRDKTLSVLSDDFYWPRMRRYIESLCAKCTVCLKTKSRSHPYGLHMPLPIPIAPHSITNLSHFEIVYGFRPETPMDLAALPPAMQMTEMF, translated from the exons ATGGAGGCtaagatcatgggttttgagCAACTCAAAATGTCTTATGAAACTGACCCTGATTTTTCGGAGATTTACAGTAACACGGCTAAGGGAGCCATGGGTCCATTCTATCAGCAGGACGGGTTCCTCTTCAAGGAGAAATGCCTGTGTATTCCTCATGGTTCCATGCGAGACTTACTGACCAGAGAAGCTCATGGGGGCGGGTTGATGGGGCATTTCGGTCGGGACAAAACTCTGAGCGTCCTGTCCGACGACTTCTATTGGCCCCGGATGAGGCGCTACATCGAGAGCCTTTGCGCTAAgtgcactgtctgtctcaaaaccaaatccaggTCGCATCCTTATGGTTTACACATGCCTTTACCTATTCCTATTGCACC gCACTCTATTACTAACCTCTCCCATTTTGAGATCGTGTATGGCTTTAGACCAGAGACACCCATGGACCTAGCCGCATTGCCACCAGCCATGCAA ATGACGGAGATGTTCTGA